The Sinomicrobium kalidii genome contains a region encoding:
- a CDS encoding SPFH domain-containing protein, with amino-acid sequence MRHEKIIAPANGYVMLLVFAVLFLGGIAGFLFTETGGFIISVVISLFIPKGFILVNPNGSRVLLLFGKYMGTVKKNGFFWVNPFYTKKKISLKASNFDSERLKVNDKLGNPVMISTILVWRVRDTYKAAFEVDDYKDFVRVQTDAAVRKLASMYPYDNFADEGSDEDITLRSSVNEVSEALEKEVQERLAMAGIEVLEARIGYLAYAQEIANAMLKRQQATAIVAARHKIVEGAVSMVEMALDELSKKEIVTLDEERKAAMVSNLMVVLCSDKDAAPVINSGTLNH; translated from the coding sequence ATGAGACACGAAAAAATTATTGCTCCGGCAAACGGCTATGTGATGCTACTGGTATTCGCAGTTTTATTCCTGGGTGGGATAGCAGGTTTCCTGTTCACCGAAACAGGCGGGTTTATAATAAGTGTAGTTATCTCCCTCTTTATCCCTAAAGGATTTATCCTGGTCAACCCCAACGGGTCCCGGGTATTGTTGCTCTTCGGGAAATATATGGGCACGGTAAAAAAGAACGGCTTTTTCTGGGTAAATCCGTTTTACACCAAGAAAAAGATATCCCTCAAAGCCAGCAATTTCGACAGTGAACGCCTCAAGGTCAACGACAAACTCGGCAATCCCGTAATGATAAGCACCATTCTGGTATGGCGGGTAAGGGATACCTATAAAGCCGCGTTTGAAGTAGATGATTATAAGGATTTTGTTCGTGTACAAACCGATGCTGCCGTACGAAAACTGGCCAGCATGTACCCTTACGACAATTTTGCGGATGAAGGATCTGATGAAGACATCACGCTCCGGTCGAGTGTCAACGAGGTCAGCGAAGCCCTGGAAAAGGAAGTCCAGGAACGTCTGGCCATGGCCGGTATTGAAGTACTGGAGGCCCGGATAGGTTATCTGGCCTATGCCCAGGAAATTGCCAATGCCATGCTGAAACGCCAACAGGCTACTGCCATAGTCGCAGCCCGGCATAAAATCGTGGAAGGTGCCGTAAGCATGGTGGAAATGGCTTTGGACGAACTCAGCAAAAAGGAGATCGTGACGCTGGATGAAGAGCGAAAGGCCGCAATGGTAAGCAACCTCATGGTTGTGCTGTGTTCCGATAAAGACGCCGCACCGGTCATCAACTCCGGGACGCTCAATCACTGA
- a CDS encoding S1/P1 nuclease yields the protein MKKAVFLLVVLCMGNMARANTVVWGPTGHRVVGEIAEQYLNGRARRKIARLLHGEHLAVVANYADNIKSDPRFRKYSPWHYVNIPPGKQYGEVPASEYGDLVIGIEKCIAVLEDDNAAEEDRVFYLKMLIHFIGDLHQPLHVGRAEDKGGNDIQVRWFDDGTNLHSVWDSGMIDHYKMSYTEIAGSYPEISRKEVKKLQQGSLPDWVEESRDLADEVYASAEIGEKLGYRYMYDHFDAVKEQLRKGGIRLAKVLNEIFG from the coding sequence ATGAAAAAAGCTGTTTTTTTACTTGTTGTATTGTGTATGGGAAATATGGCCCGGGCGAATACTGTGGTTTGGGGGCCTACGGGACACAGGGTTGTGGGTGAGATTGCAGAGCAATACCTCAATGGCCGCGCCCGGAGGAAAATAGCCAGACTGCTGCACGGGGAGCACCTCGCAGTAGTGGCTAACTATGCTGATAACATAAAATCCGATCCCCGTTTCCGGAAATACAGTCCCTGGCATTATGTAAATATTCCGCCGGGAAAGCAGTACGGGGAGGTTCCTGCAAGTGAATACGGCGATCTGGTGATCGGGATAGAAAAATGTATCGCCGTACTGGAAGATGATAATGCCGCGGAGGAAGACCGGGTTTTTTATCTTAAAATGTTAATCCACTTTATCGGAGATCTTCACCAGCCCCTTCATGTAGGCAGGGCCGAAGATAAAGGCGGAAATGACATACAGGTGCGCTGGTTTGATGACGGCACTAATCTGCACAGTGTCTGGGACTCCGGGATGATCGATCACTACAAAATGAGCTACACTGAAATAGCCGGCAGTTATCCGGAAATATCCCGGAAGGAGGTAAAAAAACTGCAACAGGGCAGTCTGCCGGACTGGGTGGAAGAATCCCGCGACCTGGCGGATGAGGTATATGCTTCTGCGGAGATCGGTGAAAAACTGGGCTATCGTTATATGTACGATCATTTTGATGCCGTGAAGGAACAGCTCCGGAAGGGCGGAATCCGGCTGGCAAAGGTGCTCAACGAAATTTTCGGGTGA
- a CDS encoding alpha-ketoglutarate-dependent dioxygenase AlkB family protein has protein sequence MYKKDTYRIPLKDADVCYCPGFFPEADALRYYDAILNAARWQQDYITLFGKTHPQPRLTALYADNEAPYSYSGITMHPLPFFPELEEIKQKVEQACETHFTSCLLNLYRHGKDSNGWHADNEPELGTNPVIASVSLGAERYFHLKHKKEKQYKHKLLLENGSLLIMQGKTQHHWLHQIPKTARETGRRINMTFRNIKKQP, from the coding sequence TTGTATAAAAAAGACACATACAGGATTCCGTTGAAAGATGCCGATGTCTGCTATTGTCCCGGATTTTTCCCGGAAGCGGACGCGTTACGCTATTACGATGCCATTCTGAACGCTGCCCGATGGCAGCAGGATTATATTACCCTCTTCGGAAAAACCCACCCTCAACCCCGGTTAACGGCGTTATATGCCGATAACGAAGCCCCTTATTCCTATTCGGGGATCACCATGCACCCGCTCCCCTTTTTCCCGGAACTGGAAGAAATAAAACAAAAGGTAGAACAGGCATGCGAAACACATTTTACCTCCTGCCTTTTAAACCTGTACCGCCACGGAAAAGACAGCAACGGCTGGCATGCGGATAACGAACCCGAACTGGGCACAAACCCGGTGATCGCTTCTGTGAGCCTCGGGGCGGAACGTTACTTTCACCTGAAGCACAAAAAAGAGAAACAGTACAAACACAAATTACTGCTGGAAAACGGAAGTCTGCTCATTATGCAGGGAAAAACCCAGCACCACTGGCTGCACCAGATCCCAAAAACCGCAAGGGAAACAGGCCGGAGGATCAATATGACTTTCCGAAATATCAAAAAACAGCCCTGA
- a CDS encoding AraC family transcriptional regulator has product MKNLKPSFEVIHPSFGNSFSYSRYRQKKNNKARVWHYHPEIELVYVNGGAGKRQIGSHISYYTDGDLILIGSNLPHCGFTNELTGNKSETVIQMKPTFLGRDFLEIPEMKNIQTIFDRAKGGIAFYGETKEKIGRKIEHMAAQSQFNRLLTILSVLHDLQDSKEYKVLNAESFLLETEVQDNERINIIFNFVKDNYRRQISLDEVAEIVSMTVPSFCRYFKKISNKTFTKFVNEYRLVHASKLLAEKPMSITEICFESGFNNFSHFNKSFREFTGKSPTEYRHELQSVFN; this is encoded by the coding sequence TTGAAAAATCTAAAACCGTCATTCGAAGTCATACACCCTTCGTTCGGTAATTCTTTTTCCTATTCCAGGTACCGCCAGAAAAAGAACAACAAGGCAAGGGTATGGCATTACCACCCGGAAATAGAACTGGTTTACGTAAACGGAGGCGCCGGCAAACGGCAAATAGGCAGCCACATATCCTATTACACAGACGGCGACCTCATCCTGATAGGCAGTAACCTCCCCCACTGCGGCTTTACCAACGAACTTACCGGCAACAAAAGTGAAACGGTAATACAGATGAAACCCACCTTCCTGGGGAGGGATTTCCTGGAAATCCCCGAGATGAAAAACATCCAGACCATTTTTGACCGGGCCAAAGGAGGGATCGCTTTTTATGGCGAAACCAAGGAAAAAATAGGAAGGAAAATAGAGCATATGGCTGCACAATCGCAGTTCAACAGGCTGCTTACCATCCTGAGTGTGCTGCACGACCTCCAGGATTCCAAAGAATACAAGGTACTCAATGCGGAGAGTTTTCTCCTGGAAACAGAAGTCCAGGACAACGAAAGGATAAATATTATCTTTAATTTTGTCAAGGACAATTACAGGAGACAGATCTCCCTGGATGAAGTAGCGGAAATCGTAAGTATGACCGTGCCCTCGTTCTGCAGGTATTTTAAGAAGATAAGCAACAAGACCTTTACAAAGTTTGTAAACGAATACCGGTTGGTACACGCTTCCAAACTGCTGGCCGAAAAGCCGATGAGCATTACCGAGATATGTTTCGAAAGCGGGTTCAACAATTTTTCGCATTTCAACAAATCGTTCAGGGAGTTTACCGGTAAAAGTCCTACGGAATACAGGCATGAACTCCAGTCTGTATTCAACTGA
- a CDS encoding DUF885 domain-containing protein, translated as MKKKIILITGILLVFMQSCKKEATQKSEDQPPIAQVFEDYYEESLKLNPLNATFAGDNRYNDRLPNNITEAYRDSLKAFYSRYNTKLENYDRNTLSKNEQMSYDILRWECDMNLEELEFPTHLIPFNQFYSLPLTMTQLAGGTGAQPFNTAEDYNNWLKRIDAFTIWCDTAVANMKKGMEKGYVLPKSLTIKILPQIEGLANAEVEEHLFYTPVKNFPETFTDEEKTSLRKAYTTMIGDQLIPAFKDLHTFLKDEYLPAGRESSGISAIPEGREFYNHLIRKYTTTDLTAGEIHELGLKEVERIASEMEKVKAETGFKGDLKAFFDHVRNKKELMPYTDPQQVIDNFKEIHRTMQPQLDKLFDLAPETAFEVRRTEAFREASASAEYHPGSLDGTRPGIFYVPIPDVKNYNVFSDEDLFLHEAIPGHHYQISLQQENDSLPMFRKSLYYSAYGEGWALYSESLGKELGLYTDPYQYFGMLSAEMHRAIRLVVDTGIHTKDWTREQAIQYSLDNEAESEAGITAEIERYMAIPGQALSYKAGQLKILELREKTEKALGDRFDIKQFHNKILESGCLPLQLLEDKINAWITETQSQS; from the coding sequence ATGAAAAAGAAAATTATTCTTATCACCGGTATTCTACTGGTGTTTATGCAAAGCTGTAAAAAAGAAGCAACACAAAAATCCGAAGACCAGCCTCCCATTGCACAGGTATTTGAAGACTATTATGAAGAAAGCCTGAAATTAAATCCCCTCAATGCCACTTTTGCAGGCGACAACCGTTACAATGACCGTCTTCCCAACAACATCACCGAAGCATACAGGGACTCACTCAAGGCTTTTTACTCACGCTATAATACAAAGCTGGAAAACTATGACAGGAATACACTCAGCAAAAACGAGCAAATGAGCTATGACATCCTCCGGTGGGAATGCGACATGAACCTGGAGGAACTGGAATTTCCCACGCATTTGATCCCTTTCAATCAATTTTATTCCCTGCCCCTCACCATGACACAACTGGCCGGCGGAACGGGAGCACAGCCCTTCAATACCGCGGAAGATTACAACAACTGGCTCAAACGTATCGACGCTTTTACAATATGGTGCGATACTGCGGTGGCAAACATGAAGAAAGGAATGGAAAAAGGATATGTCCTTCCAAAGTCACTCACAATAAAAATTCTTCCCCAGATAGAAGGCCTGGCCAATGCGGAAGTGGAAGAACACCTGTTTTATACCCCGGTAAAAAACTTCCCCGAAACCTTTACCGATGAAGAAAAAACCAGTCTCCGAAAAGCCTACACCACCATGATCGGAGATCAACTGATCCCCGCCTTTAAAGATTTACACACTTTTTTAAAAGATGAATACCTCCCTGCCGGGAGGGAAAGCTCGGGAATCTCTGCAATACCGGAAGGCCGGGAATTCTACAACCACCTTATCCGGAAATACACTACTACGGATCTAACTGCCGGGGAAATCCATGAACTGGGACTGAAGGAAGTGGAACGTATTGCCTCGGAGATGGAAAAGGTTAAAGCGGAAACAGGGTTTAAAGGTGACCTCAAGGCCTTTTTTGACCATGTAAGGAACAAAAAAGAGCTGATGCCCTACACCGATCCGCAACAGGTGATCGACAATTTCAAAGAAATTCACCGGACCATGCAGCCCCAACTGGACAAGCTTTTTGACCTGGCCCCGGAAACCGCCTTTGAAGTACGCCGTACCGAGGCATTCCGCGAGGCCTCGGCAAGTGCCGAATACCATCCGGGTTCTCTGGACGGAACGCGGCCGGGAATATTTTATGTCCCCATTCCCGATGTAAAAAACTACAATGTATTCTCCGATGAGGACCTGTTCCTTCACGAGGCCATCCCCGGACATCACTACCAGATTTCCCTGCAACAGGAAAACGATTCGCTCCCCATGTTCCGCAAATCACTATACTACAGTGCCTACGGTGAAGGATGGGCGCTTTATTCGGAATCGCTGGGCAAAGAACTGGGGCTTTACACAGACCCTTATCAATATTTCGGTATGTTAAGCGCCGAAATGCACCGCGCCATACGGCTGGTTGTGGATACCGGAATACACACAAAAGACTGGACCCGGGAACAGGCTATTCAATATTCTTTGGATAACGAAGCGGAGTCGGAAGCCGGAATTACAGCGGAAATAGAACGTTACATGGCAATACCGGGCCAGGCCCTGTCTTATAAAGCAGGCCAGTTGAAGATCCTGGAACTTCGGGAAAAAACAGAAAAAGCACTGGGAGACCGGTTCGACATCAAACAATTTCACAATAAAATACTGGAATCAGGATGTTTGCCGCTGCAATTACTGGAAGACAAAATAAACGCCTGGATCACTGAAACACAATCACAGTCGTAA
- a CDS encoding MOSC domain-containing protein has protein sequence MKVIAVNIARPTVINWRGKEVKTGIYKLPVPDPIVLEAEDVKGDTVVDRKYHGGKDKACYLFSADHYPYWKNLYPDLDWNWGMFGENITVQGLDEADIRIGDVMKIGSAVVQVSQPRQPCFKLGIRFGDQKVLKHFITHAFPGAYLRVLSRGTVAAGDPVTILERDPRQLSLKNIFELLYRPRNGQTIQKAIIHPHLAESCRKDLGKALSRIS, from the coding sequence ATGAAAGTCATTGCCGTCAACATAGCCCGCCCCACTGTTATCAACTGGCGGGGAAAAGAAGTTAAAACCGGGATCTACAAACTCCCGGTACCCGACCCCATAGTGCTGGAGGCCGAAGATGTAAAAGGCGATACCGTAGTAGACCGGAAATACCACGGTGGAAAAGACAAGGCCTGTTACCTCTTTTCTGCCGATCATTACCCCTACTGGAAAAACCTTTACCCCGACCTCGACTGGAACTGGGGAATGTTCGGCGAAAACATCACGGTACAGGGACTTGACGAAGCCGATATACGCATTGGCGATGTCATGAAAATAGGCAGTGCAGTGGTACAGGTTTCCCAGCCAAGACAACCCTGCTTTAAACTGGGTATCCGGTTCGGCGACCAAAAAGTCCTAAAGCACTTTATCACTCATGCCTTTCCCGGCGCATATCTTCGTGTACTTTCACGGGGCACCGTAGCTGCGGGAGACCCTGTTACCATCCTGGAAAGAGATCCGCGACAATTAAGCCTGAAAAACATTTTTGAACTGCTTTACCGGCCCCGGAACGGGCAAACCATACAAAAAGCCATCATACACCCCCACCTGGCGGAAAGTTGCCGAAAAGACCTGGGCAAGGCGCTCTCAAGAATATCCTGA
- the htpG gene encoding molecular chaperone HtpG: protein MTTGNINVSVENIFPLIKKFLYSDHEIFLRELISNATDATLKLKHLAGIGETKVEYGNPVIEVKIDKEGKKLHILDQGIGMTAEEVQKYINEVAFSGAEEFLEKYKDSKDTGIIGHFGLGFYSAFMVAKKVEIITKSHTDAPAAHWTCDGSPQFTLEEADKKERGTEIILHIADDSTEFLEENRINELLVKYNKFMPVPIKFGTKTETLPKPEDAKEDDPAPTREVDNIINNTEPAWTKQPTDLKEEDYKNFYRELYPMQFEEPLFHIHLNVDYPFNLTGILYFPRLSNDINLQKDKIQLFQNQVFVTDNVEGIVPEFLTMLRGVIDSPDIPLNVSRSYLQADGNVKKIANYITRKVADKLNSLFKDNREDFEKKWNDIKIVIEYGMLSEEKFFEKADKFALYPTVDDKYYTFEEFREKIKDNQTDKDDKLVILYAGNKEEQHSYIEEAKAKGYEVLLLDSPIVAHLIQKLETEKENVSFVRVDAEPIDNLIKKDEEKISKLSDEEKDKLKERLTEVVPKEKYTVQLEAMDSDAAPFLITQPEFMRRMKEMNATGGGGMFGMSNMPEMYNLVVNTNNDLVVQILNTKTKAKQERLIKQSLDLARLSQGLLKGEELTSFVKRSFDMIK from the coding sequence ATGACAACCGGAAATATTAACGTATCTGTAGAAAACATTTTTCCGCTGATCAAGAAATTCCTGTACAGCGACCACGAGATCTTTTTGAGGGAGCTTATCTCCAATGCCACCGATGCCACCTTAAAACTGAAACACCTTGCCGGTATCGGGGAAACCAAAGTGGAATACGGCAATCCCGTTATCGAAGTAAAAATTGACAAGGAAGGCAAAAAACTCCATATCCTGGACCAGGGGATAGGGATGACCGCTGAAGAAGTTCAGAAATACATTAACGAAGTTGCTTTCTCCGGAGCGGAGGAGTTCCTGGAAAAGTACAAGGATTCCAAGGATACGGGGATCATCGGCCATTTCGGGCTCGGTTTTTACTCTGCCTTCATGGTGGCCAAAAAAGTAGAGATCATTACCAAATCGCACACAGATGCCCCGGCAGCGCACTGGACCTGTGACGGAAGCCCGCAGTTTACCCTTGAGGAGGCCGATAAAAAAGAACGCGGAACAGAGATCATCCTGCACATTGCAGACGACTCTACCGAATTCCTCGAAGAAAACAGGATCAACGAACTGCTGGTAAAATACAACAAGTTTATGCCCGTTCCGATAAAATTCGGAACCAAAACAGAAACCCTGCCGAAACCGGAAGATGCCAAGGAAGACGATCCCGCACCGACCCGGGAAGTGGACAACATTATCAACAATACCGAACCGGCCTGGACCAAGCAGCCGACAGACCTCAAAGAAGAAGACTACAAAAACTTCTACCGCGAACTCTATCCCATGCAGTTCGAAGAGCCGTTGTTCCATATCCACCTCAACGTGGACTATCCGTTCAACCTGACAGGGATATTATATTTCCCGAGGCTTTCCAACGATATCAACCTGCAGAAGGATAAGATACAACTCTTCCAGAACCAGGTTTTCGTTACCGATAATGTAGAAGGTATTGTACCGGAATTCCTGACCATGCTCCGCGGGGTGATCGATTCACCGGATATTCCGCTGAACGTATCGCGAAGCTATTTACAGGCCGACGGCAATGTAAAGAAAATAGCCAATTATATTACCCGTAAGGTGGCCGACAAACTGAACTCGCTCTTCAAGGACAACCGAGAAGATTTTGAGAAAAAGTGGAACGATATCAAGATCGTTATCGAATACGGGATGCTTTCGGAAGAGAAATTCTTTGAAAAAGCTGATAAGTTTGCCCTGTATCCGACCGTAGATGACAAGTACTACACGTTTGAGGAATTCAGGGAAAAGATCAAGGACAACCAGACAGACAAGGATGACAAACTCGTGATCCTTTACGCCGGCAACAAGGAAGAACAGCACAGTTATATCGAAGAGGCCAAAGCAAAAGGTTACGAGGTATTATTGCTGGATTCGCCCATAGTAGCACACCTTATCCAGAAGCTGGAAACCGAGAAGGAAAACGTTTCCTTCGTCCGTGTGGATGCCGAACCGATAGACAACCTCATCAAAAAAGACGAGGAAAAGATCTCCAAGTTATCAGACGAAGAAAAAGACAAGTTAAAAGAAAGGCTGACCGAAGTCGTTCCGAAAGAAAAATATACCGTACAACTGGAAGCCATGGACAGCGATGCTGCTCCCTTCCTTATCACCCAGCCCGAATTCATGCGAAGGATGAAGGAAATGAATGCCACCGGAGGAGGCGGCATGTTCGGTATGAGCAATATGCCTGAAATGTATAACCTCGTGGTGAATACAAACAACGACCTGGTGGTGCAAATACTGAACACCAAGACCAAGGCCAAACAGGAAAGACTGATAAAACAGTCGCTCGACCTGGCGCGTTTATCACAGGGGCTTTTGAAAGGTGAAGAACTTACCAGCTTTGTAAAAAGAAGCTTTGATATGATTAAGTAG
- a CDS encoding DeoR/GlpR family DNA-binding transcription regulator, whose amino-acid sequence MMNRHKQILDKLAREKHVEVLELSKELRTSAVTIRKDLRLLEEKGLLFRTHGGASLENPYVNDRHVNEKEKVQTEEKKAIAAAASKLVDTAESIIIASGTTVLAFARAIQPKDKLIVITSALNVATELLRHPNIEVLQLGGYTRHSSSSVTGHYAEMILEETSCNKLFIGVDGIDLDFGLTTTDITEAHLNQKMIRSAQEIIVLADATKFGKKGFGKICELDQVDHIITDKSISPVLVKKLRDQGIMVTVA is encoded by the coding sequence ATGATGAACAGACACAAACAAATCCTGGATAAACTGGCCAGGGAAAAACATGTTGAAGTACTGGAATTGAGCAAGGAACTCCGGACATCTGCAGTAACCATCCGTAAGGATTTGCGGTTACTGGAAGAAAAAGGCCTGTTGTTCCGTACACATGGCGGAGCTTCTCTTGAAAACCCCTATGTCAACGACAGGCACGTCAATGAGAAGGAAAAAGTACAGACCGAAGAGAAAAAAGCCATTGCTGCCGCGGCTTCCAAACTGGTGGATACAGCCGAATCCATTATCATCGCTTCGGGGACCACCGTGCTGGCTTTTGCGAGGGCCATTCAGCCCAAAGACAAGCTTATTGTTATCACTTCTGCCCTGAACGTGGCTACGGAACTGCTGAGGCATCCCAATATAGAGGTGTTACAGCTGGGCGGTTATACCCGGCACAGTTCTTCTTCCGTAACCGGGCATTATGCAGAAATGATCCTTGAGGAGACTTCCTGCAACAAATTATTTATAGGTGTGGATGGCATTGACCTGGATTTCGGGCTCACCACCACAGATATTACGGAAGCCCACCTCAACCAGAAAATGATCCGGTCGGCACAGGAGATCATCGTACTGGCCGATGCCACGAAATTCGGAAAAAAGGGATTCGGAAAAATATGTGAGCTGGACCAGGTAGACCATATCATTACTGACAAGAGCATTTCTCCCGTACTGGTAAAAAAACTCAGGGACCAGGGGATTATGGTTACGGTGGCATAG
- a CDS encoding FAD-dependent oxidoreductase produces MKKMDNEIRPFRREELIKKLEQEEKWDVIVIGGGATGLGVALDSVSRGYRTLVLEQSDFAKGTSSRSTKLVHGGVRYLAQGNIGLVREALRERGLLLKNAPHLVKNQSFVIPNYRWWGGIFYTVGLKIYDLLAGKLSLGASVFIGKDETLKRIPTVKTEGLRGGVLYHDGQFDDSRLAVNLAQTCIEHGAVVLNYTEVRGLLKKNSHIGGVIAADKETGKIYNIDGDVVVNATGIFVDNILRMEKPDSRDLVRPSQGVHLVLDKSFLPGDDAVMIPKTDDGRVLFAVPWHDRVVVGTTDTPLDEHSLEPQALEEEITFILKTSGRYLTKKPQRKDVRSVFAGLRPLAATEGDSGKTKEISRSHKILVSEAGLITITGGKWTTFRKMGEDTISKVVALKRLPKRDSKSATMSVHGAKPAPDFNDPLYVYGSDREKVMALIEEHPELGEKLDDGLPYLKAEVVWAARHEMARTVEDVLARRTRALFLDARAAVRMAGETARLMAEELGYDEQWQKEQVRAFGEVAENYII; encoded by the coding sequence ATGAAAAAGATGGATAACGAAATAAGGCCGTTCCGGAGAGAAGAACTGATAAAAAAGCTGGAACAGGAAGAAAAGTGGGACGTTATCGTCATTGGTGGCGGAGCTACGGGACTTGGAGTGGCCCTGGACAGTGTTAGCCGGGGATATCGCACCCTGGTACTGGAGCAGTCAGATTTTGCCAAGGGGACTTCCAGCCGGAGTACCAAGCTCGTGCACGGTGGTGTACGTTACCTGGCCCAGGGCAATATAGGTTTGGTAAGGGAAGCTTTGCGCGAACGGGGGCTCCTGCTGAAAAATGCACCGCACCTGGTGAAGAATCAGTCTTTTGTGATTCCTAATTACCGCTGGTGGGGCGGTATTTTTTATACCGTGGGGCTGAAAATATACGACCTTCTTGCGGGAAAACTGAGCCTCGGGGCTTCCGTGTTTATCGGCAAGGATGAAACCCTGAAAAGAATCCCGACAGTGAAAACGGAAGGACTTAGGGGCGGGGTACTGTATCACGACGGACAATTTGACGATTCCCGGCTGGCGGTCAACCTTGCCCAGACCTGTATAGAACACGGGGCAGTAGTGTTAAATTATACGGAAGTAAGAGGACTGCTGAAGAAAAACAGTCATATAGGCGGGGTGATAGCCGCTGATAAGGAAACCGGAAAGATATATAATATTGACGGAGATGTGGTGGTAAATGCGACGGGGATTTTTGTTGACAATATCCTGCGCATGGAAAAACCGGACAGTCGCGATCTGGTCCGGCCGAGCCAGGGGGTCCACCTTGTGCTGGACAAGTCTTTTCTCCCGGGCGATGATGCGGTGATGATCCCGAAGACCGATGACGGCAGGGTACTTTTTGCAGTGCCCTGGCACGACAGGGTGGTAGTGGGGACAACCGACACTCCCCTGGATGAACACAGTCTTGAACCACAGGCACTGGAAGAAGAGATCACATTTATACTGAAGACCTCCGGGCGGTACCTTACCAAAAAACCGCAGCGGAAAGATGTACGGTCCGTATTTGCCGGGCTCCGGCCGCTTGCTGCAACCGAGGGAGATTCCGGGAAAACCAAGGAAATTTCAAGAAGTCATAAAATATTGGTTTCCGAGGCTGGACTCATTACCATTACCGGGGGCAAATGGACCACTTTCAGGAAAATGGGAGAAGATACGATAAGCAAAGTGGTAGCATTGAAGCGGTTGCCGAAACGTGACAGTAAAAGTGCGACAATGTCCGTTCACGGGGCGAAGCCGGCGCCGGATTTTAATGATCCGTTGTATGTGTACGGAAGTGACCGGGAAAAAGTCATGGCCCTTATAGAAGAACACCCCGAACTGGGTGAAAAACTGGACGATGGCCTGCCATATCTGAAAGCAGAGGTCGTATGGGCCGCCCGGCATGAGATGGCACGGACGGTGGAGGATGTACTTGCCCGGCGGACAAGAGCGCTTTTTCTGGATGCCAGGGCTGCCGTACGGATGGCCGGGGAAACCGCAAGGCTGATGGCGGAGGAACTGGGTTATGACGAACAATGGCAGAAAGAACAGGTACGGGCCTTCGGGGAAGTCGCTGAGAATTATATCATTTGA